In Solanum lycopersicum chromosome 5, SLM_r2.1, the following are encoded in one genomic region:
- the LOC138348697 gene encoding uncharacterized protein, with amino-acid sequence MDSRLRDFTRMNPHVYTRCKIAEHLEEECREVMLHDSMDLSRLMVHVHQVEESRKRKHTRAGESSLFKGRYDRDFEPKVKRNSEVDTPQERPPCRKSDKLHGGECMMGSNACYSCGKQGHMMKDCSNKRGQENKKEKVQPNSPSEEAPRRQRFFALKSRGAREGTSGDFSGA; translated from the exons ATGGATAGTAGGTTAagggacttcacgaggatgaatcctcacGTTTACACTAGATGTAAGATTGCTGAGCATCTCGAGGAGGAGTGTAGGGAAGTTATGTTGCATGACAGCATGGACCTTTCTAGGCTTATGGTCCATGTGCACCAAGTGGAGGAAAGCAGGAAGAGGAAGCACACTAGGGCAG GGGAGTCAAGTTTATTCAAGGGTCGCTATGATAGGGATTTCGAGCCCAAAGTTAAGAGAAACAgtgaagtagatacacctcagGAGAGGCCACCATGTAGGAAGTCTGACAAACTAcatggaggagagtgtatgaTGGGATCTAACGCTTGTTATAGTTGTGGAAAACAGggtcacatgatgaaggattgtTCGAATAAGAGAGGTCAAGAAAATAAGAAGGAGAAAGTTCAGCCTAATagtccaagtgaagaggctccaaggaggcaacgattcttcgcactcaagtctaggggtgcaAGGGAAGGCACTTCTGGTGATTTCTCGGGTGCATAG
- the LOC138348698 gene encoding uncharacterized protein, translating to MSDFLVLKAYLTSTLEIGGAAEVNQVPPQASVDEMEMLVFLSGLTDGEVRTNVVQMAQAITLQAQAMIAQEEQQGVPRKNPPTSTMDTRLRDFMRMNPPIYTGSKTVEDIEEECKASMLHDSMDLSRLMVHVHQVEESRKRKHTRAGNMSRQVEENFSRKIKTAIRDKPRFIKGIFHQRESSSFKGRYDRNFEPRVKRNIEVDKLQERPPCKKCDKLHGGECIMVSHPLRLH from the coding sequence ATGTctgatttcttggtgttaaaagcatatctaacatcaactcttgagattggaggaGCAGCTGAAGTAAACCAAGTTCCTCCCCAGGCCTCAGTTGATGAAATGGAGATGCTTGTTTTCCTATCTGGGTTGACAGATGGAGAAGTAAGGACAAACGTGGTGCagatggcccaagccatcaccTTACAAGCTCAGGCTATGATAGCCCAGGAAGAGCAACAAGGTGTTCCCAGGAAGAACCCACCTACCAGCACCATGGATACTAGGTTAAGGGACttcatgaggatgaatcctcccatTTACACTGGATCAAAAACTGTTGAGGATATCGAGGAGGAGTGTAAGGCATCTATGTTGCATGATAGCATGGACCTTTCCAGgcttatggtccatgtccacCAAGTGGAGGAAAGTAGGAAGAGGAAGCACACTAGGGCAGGGAACATGTCAAGGCAAGTTGaggagaatttttcaaggaagatTAAAACTGCAATCAGAGATAAGCCCAGGTTTATAAAGGGAATTTTCCACCAAAGGGAGTCAAGTTCATTCAAGGGTCGCTATGATAGGAATTTCGAGCCTAGAGTTAAGAGAAACATTGAAGTAGATAAACTTCAGGAGAGGCCACCATGTAAGAAGTGTGACAAACTGCATGGAGGAGAGTGTATAATGGTTTCGCATCCATTGCGTCTCCATTGA